In Marisediminicola antarctica, one DNA window encodes the following:
- a CDS encoding collagen-like triple helix repeat-containing protein: MFEYGKMLHAAVLADPFEGDQGDDAALGATVAGNTGDPGNPGSTGSTGNPGNPGDPGDPGNPGSTGNPGETVRELQARIRQMQGTKLDTRSLPTHPAIASLLPGGGLKQGAAYSVERSATLLMALLAGPSAAGSWCGVIGVPEFGVEAAARHGIDLDRLVLVPHPGDQWLGVTAAIADVLTVVVTRPPRQASDSSIARLAARLRQRGATLIVLGPWPQTEAMLSISHSSWSGIGNGHGHLAAREATVTVSTRTSARPRSARLWLPGPTGQVSRIDTHPLAWQGGGPVGVPALRQEVLAG, encoded by the coding sequence ATGTTCGAATATGGAAAGATGCTTCACGCCGCAGTTCTCGCCGATCCCTTCGAGGGGGATCAGGGAGACGACGCTGCCCTGGGCGCCACCGTCGCCGGCAACACCGGCGACCCCGGCAACCCCGGCAGCACGGGCAGCACGGGCAACCCCGGCAACCCCGGCGACCCCGGCGACCCCGGCAACCCCGGCAGCACCGGCAACCCCGGCGAGACGGTGCGCGAGCTGCAGGCGCGCATCCGCCAGATGCAGGGAACCAAGCTCGATACCCGGAGTCTGCCGACGCACCCCGCGATCGCCTCGCTGCTGCCGGGCGGCGGACTCAAGCAGGGGGCGGCCTACTCGGTCGAGCGGTCGGCCACGCTGCTGATGGCCCTGCTCGCCGGCCCATCGGCTGCGGGATCCTGGTGCGGTGTCATCGGCGTTCCCGAGTTCGGGGTCGAGGCGGCCGCGCGCCACGGCATCGACCTCGACCGGCTCGTGCTCGTGCCGCACCCCGGAGACCAGTGGCTCGGGGTCACGGCCGCCATCGCCGACGTGCTCACGGTCGTGGTCACCCGGCCCCCGCGCCAGGCGAGCGACTCGAGCATCGCGCGGCTGGCCGCCCGGTTGCGCCAGCGCGGAGCCACCCTCATTGTGCTCGGCCCGTGGCCACAGACCGAGGCCATGCTGAGCATCTCGCACAGCAGCTGGAGCGGCATCGGCAACGGGCACGGCCATCTCGCCGCGCGCGAGGCGACCGTGACCGTCAGCACCCGCACGAGCGCCCGGCCCCGCAGTGCCCGGCTCTGGCTGCCAGGCCCCACCGGCCAGGTCAGTCGCATCGACACGCACCCGCTCGCGTGGCAGGGCGGCGGCCCCGTCGGCGTTCCGGCGCTGCGGCAGGAGGTGCTTGCCGGATGA
- a CDS encoding alpha-galactosidase: MHRIIHLRASGSSLVLDARGAGAPFFLHWGCDLGPLSDAELAQLADSIAPAVSPSSIDGQLRLSLVPLESEGWSGLPGVAGANDAGPLSPAFLLTGIDQTNDSSLRVRLADETIGLELEASIGIDAHGVLECRSTVTNRAPDAFTLSRLAVTLPVPARARELLDFTGRWSHERRPQRRSLDHGSWSRQSRHGRTGHDSPFVLVAGTEGFGFRSGEVWAVHIAFSGDQQLSADSHATGHALLSGGELLAPGEVRLEPGQSHRSPAVVAAWSAEGLDGISARFHDRVRERHPLPLRKVIMNTWEAVYFEHDLDRLTCLAETAAAVGVERFVLDDGWMTGRTDDRRALGDWTVDPVNWPDGLHPLIDRVHALGMDFGLWVEPEMVSVDSDLARAHPEWLLRGRADRLPQPWRQQFALDLGNPDAFENILGQLTALLDEYPIAYLKWDQNRDLLGGSSLRQTRATYRLMDALRERYPGLEIESCSSGGARVDLGVIERTDRIWVSDTNDPLERQSIQRWTGLLLPPEYLGSHLGAPTAHTTGRTSDMGLRLATAFFLSAGIEWDLGQADAADLQAIRTWITLYTQSRALLHSGRTVRADAADPAILVHGVVAPDAAIFAVVCLTAPRDAVPAPVLFPGLDPDTRYRIEVLDLGAGPRVMQDQAPPWTESGGLVLSGRVLGAVGIAMPLLLPAQALVLRCVAV; the protein is encoded by the coding sequence ATCCATCGCATCATCCACCTCCGCGCCTCGGGCTCCAGTCTCGTACTGGACGCCCGGGGTGCGGGGGCACCTTTTTTTCTGCACTGGGGCTGTGACCTCGGACCGCTCTCGGATGCCGAGCTCGCGCAGCTGGCCGATTCGATCGCGCCGGCCGTCTCGCCGAGTTCAATCGACGGCCAGCTGAGGCTGAGCCTCGTTCCGCTCGAGAGTGAGGGCTGGAGCGGGTTGCCCGGCGTCGCCGGCGCGAACGACGCGGGACCGCTGTCGCCGGCCTTCCTGCTCACCGGCATCGATCAGACGAACGACAGCTCTCTTCGTGTGCGGCTCGCCGACGAGACCATCGGGCTCGAGCTGGAGGCCTCGATCGGGATCGACGCGCACGGCGTGCTCGAGTGCCGCAGCACCGTGACGAACCGCGCCCCTGACGCCTTCACTCTCTCGCGCCTCGCGGTCACGCTTCCGGTGCCGGCCCGCGCGCGCGAGCTGCTCGACTTTACCGGCCGCTGGTCGCACGAGCGCCGGCCGCAGCGCCGCAGCCTCGACCACGGCTCCTGGAGCCGGCAGTCCCGGCACGGTCGCACCGGACACGACAGCCCCTTCGTGCTCGTCGCGGGAACCGAGGGCTTCGGCTTCCGCTCCGGCGAGGTCTGGGCGGTGCACATCGCCTTCAGCGGCGACCAGCAGCTGAGCGCCGACTCCCACGCGACGGGCCACGCGCTGCTCTCCGGTGGCGAGCTGCTCGCCCCGGGCGAGGTGCGGCTGGAGCCGGGGCAGAGCCACCGGTCCCCCGCCGTAGTGGCCGCCTGGTCGGCCGAGGGTCTCGACGGGATCAGCGCCAGGTTCCACGATCGTGTTCGCGAGCGGCATCCGCTCCCTCTGCGCAAGGTCATCATGAACACCTGGGAGGCGGTCTACTTCGAGCACGACCTCGACCGCCTCACCTGCCTCGCCGAGACCGCCGCAGCGGTCGGCGTCGAGCGGTTCGTGCTCGACGACGGCTGGATGACCGGCCGCACCGACGATCGGCGTGCGCTGGGCGACTGGACCGTCGACCCGGTCAACTGGCCGGACGGACTGCATCCGCTCATCGACCGCGTGCACGCCCTCGGCATGGACTTCGGGCTCTGGGTGGAGCCGGAGATGGTCAGCGTCGACTCCGACCTTGCCCGCGCGCACCCCGAGTGGCTGCTGCGCGGCCGCGCCGACCGGCTTCCCCAGCCGTGGCGGCAGCAGTTCGCGCTCGACCTCGGCAACCCCGACGCGTTCGAGAACATCCTCGGGCAGCTCACGGCGCTGCTCGACGAGTATCCGATCGCGTACCTCAAGTGGGACCAGAACCGCGACCTGCTCGGTGGGTCGTCGCTGCGGCAGACGCGTGCCACCTACCGGCTCATGGACGCCCTGCGCGAGCGCTACCCCGGGCTCGAGATCGAGTCGTGCTCGTCGGGAGGCGCCCGCGTCGACCTCGGCGTGATCGAGCGCACCGACCGCATCTGGGTGAGCGACACCAACGACCCGCTCGAGCGGCAGTCGATCCAGCGCTGGACCGGGCTGCTGCTGCCCCCCGAATACCTCGGCAGCCACCTCGGCGCCCCGACGGCGCACACGACCGGCCGCACGAGCGACATGGGCCTGCGCCTGGCGACGGCGTTCTTCCTCTCCGCCGGCATCGAGTGGGACCTCGGACAGGCGGATGCCGCCGACCTGCAGGCCATTCGCACCTGGATCACGCTCTACACCCAGTCGAGGGCGCTGCTGCATTCCGGGCGGACGGTGCGGGCGGATGCCGCGGATCCCGCCATTCTCGTGCACGGCGTCGTCGCGCCGGATGCCGCGATCTTCGCGGTCGTCTGCCTCACGGCGCCGAGGGACGCCGTGCCTGCTCCCGTGCTCTTCCCCGGGCTCGACCCCGACACGAGGTACCGGATCGAGGTGCTCGACCTCGGTGCCGGCCCGCGCGTGATGCAGGACCAGGCACCCCCGTGGACCGAGTCGGGCGGCCTCGTGCTCTCCGGGCGGGTGCTCGGCGCGGTGGGCATCGCGATGCCACTCCTGCTGCCGGCGCAGGCGCTCGTGCTGAGGTGTGTGGCCGTCTGA
- a CDS encoding ABC transporter substrate-binding protein — translation MQRKFKTVAMAAAVVSSLTLAGCATASDDAAPGEAAGDCAPSDGPVELTFTSWVPGMDKVVELWNEQNEDIQVEFQTGPNGNSGTYQNFFNEIKAGNASDVGQIEYDALPNFRVQDGLENIAACGDILAAGDDFVDWTWSQVTFGEDNAVYAIPQDSGPMAMYYRADLFEAAGIPVPTTWEEYAAAAALIKAEGSFITNFPKTDVNWFAGMVWQNGGQWFENDGDNWGVELTSPESIEVADYWQALIDNEEVSALASFSDEWNNSFDTGQQWTWISAVWGASTLSTGAPNQAGNWRVAPMPQWEAGGEDAGNWGGSSTAVLKGSDHPYEAAQFALWLNTDPDALAMANELGGLYPASKEGATLPAFTGESEYYGGQKIYDVFAEASANVIPDFLWGPTMTQTYTDVSDGFGTVLGGSGTLADALAAGEEKTIEALKAQSIPVQE, via the coding sequence ATGCAACGCAAATTCAAGACAGTCGCTATGGCAGCGGCCGTCGTCTCCTCGCTCACCCTCGCGGGCTGCGCGACCGCGTCTGACGACGCAGCACCCGGCGAAGCCGCCGGCGACTGCGCTCCCTCCGACGGTCCCGTCGAACTGACCTTCACCAGCTGGGTTCCAGGAATGGACAAGGTTGTCGAGCTGTGGAACGAGCAGAACGAGGACATCCAGGTCGAGTTCCAGACCGGCCCGAACGGCAACTCGGGCACCTACCAGAACTTCTTCAACGAGATCAAGGCCGGCAACGCGTCTGACGTGGGCCAGATCGAGTACGACGCCCTGCCGAACTTCCGTGTGCAGGACGGCCTCGAGAACATCGCAGCCTGCGGCGACATCCTCGCTGCCGGCGACGACTTCGTCGACTGGACCTGGAGCCAGGTCACGTTCGGCGAGGACAACGCCGTCTACGCCATCCCGCAGGACAGCGGCCCCATGGCGATGTACTACCGCGCCGACCTCTTCGAGGCCGCCGGCATCCCCGTCCCCACCACCTGGGAGGAGTACGCGGCCGCCGCGGCGCTCATCAAGGCCGAGGGCTCGTTCATCACCAACTTCCCGAAGACCGACGTCAACTGGTTCGCGGGCATGGTCTGGCAGAACGGTGGCCAGTGGTTCGAGAACGACGGCGACAACTGGGGCGTCGAACTGACCTCCCCCGAGTCGATCGAGGTCGCCGACTACTGGCAGGCGCTGATCGACAACGAAGAGGTCTCGGCGCTCGCGTCGTTCTCGGACGAGTGGAACAACTCCTTCGACACCGGCCAGCAGTGGACCTGGATCTCCGCCGTCTGGGGAGCCTCGACGCTCTCCACCGGTGCCCCGAACCAGGCCGGCAACTGGCGCGTAGCTCCCATGCCGCAGTGGGAAGCCGGCGGAGAGGACGCCGGCAACTGGGGCGGATCCTCCACCGCAGTACTCAAGGGCTCTGACCACCCGTACGAGGCCGCGCAGTTCGCTCTGTGGCTGAACACCGACCCCGACGCGCTCGCCATGGCGAACGAGCTCGGCGGACTGTACCCGGCCTCGAAGGAGGGCGCGACTCTTCCCGCGTTCACCGGCGAGTCGGAGTACTACGGCGGACAGAAGATCTACGACGTCTTCGCTGAGGCCTCGGCCAACGTCATCCCCGACTTCCTGTGGGGACCGACCATGACCCAGACCTACACCGACGTGTCGGACGGCTTCGGCACGGTTCTCGGCGGCAGCGGTACTCTTGCTGATGCCCTCGCGGCCGGCGAAGAGAAGACCATCGAGGCACTCAAGGCGCAGTCGATTCCCGTACAGGAGTAG
- a CDS encoding carbohydrate ABC transporter permease: MSTSSIARRKAPVAAPPRQNGGSKRENPMSRGAAMLIMGVFTLYFLTPIWWLFVSSTKDVGEFTTTAPLGFTADAIPNFFGNIGRLFAYNDGIFLKWIGNSVLYAGVGALLGTLFAAMCGYALAKYNFRGREAVFNVVLSGVLVPATALALPLFLIFSQIELTNTYWAVFLPSIVSPFGVYLARIYGSSSVPDELLEAARLDGSGEIRTFFTIAARLMSPALVTIFLFQFVTIWNNFFLPLIMLRDQSLFPVTLGLYAWNSAIGQNPELRSFVIIGAFVSILPLIIAFLSLQRFWSGGLAAGSVK, encoded by the coding sequence ATGAGCACCTCCTCCATCGCCCGGCGGAAGGCCCCGGTCGCCGCGCCGCCCCGCCAGAACGGCGGGTCCAAGCGGGAGAACCCCATGTCGCGCGGCGCCGCGATGCTCATCATGGGCGTCTTCACCCTCTACTTCCTCACCCCCATCTGGTGGCTGTTCGTCTCCTCCACGAAGGACGTCGGGGAGTTCACCACCACTGCACCCCTGGGCTTCACCGCCGACGCGATCCCGAATTTCTTCGGCAACATCGGGAGGCTTTTCGCCTACAACGACGGCATCTTCCTCAAGTGGATCGGCAACAGTGTGCTCTACGCCGGCGTCGGCGCGCTTCTCGGAACCCTGTTCGCGGCGATGTGCGGCTACGCCTTGGCCAAGTACAACTTCCGGGGCCGCGAAGCGGTCTTCAACGTCGTGCTCAGTGGCGTGCTCGTGCCCGCGACCGCGCTCGCCCTGCCGCTCTTCCTGATCTTCAGCCAGATCGAGCTCACCAACACCTACTGGGCGGTTTTCCTTCCCAGCATCGTGAGCCCGTTCGGGGTGTACCTCGCCAGGATCTACGGCTCCTCGAGTGTGCCCGACGAGCTTCTCGAGGCCGCCCGCCTCGACGGTTCGGGCGAGATCCGCACCTTCTTCACGATCGCTGCGCGGCTCATGTCGCCGGCCCTCGTGACCATATTCCTGTTCCAGTTCGTCACGATCTGGAACAACTTCTTCCTGCCGCTCATCATGCTGCGGGACCAGAGCCTGTTTCCGGTGACCCTCGGTCTCTACGCCTGGAACAGTGCGATCGGCCAGAACCCAGAACTGAGGTCGTTCGTCATCATCGGCGCATTCGTGTCGATCCTGCCCCTGATCATCGCGTTCCTGAGTCTGCAGAGGTTCTGGAGCGGCGGCCTCGCCGCGGGCAGTGTCAAGTAG
- a CDS encoding carbohydrate ABC transporter permease: protein MTTTSTATSPPTESPGPAKIKRKGLSQRRAILTFVGPFVVLFALFYIVPIAYAIYQSFLTVERDGTFGPATQVFGGFTQYVAVFQNDEFWASVVRVLLFGIVQVPIMLGLALLFALLLDSPLLKGKKFFRLAFFAPYAVPGVIAAIMWGFLYSPTLSPFAPVTQNVSFLSADLILWSIANIVTWVYVGYNMLIIYSALLAIPTEIYEAAKLDGANNWQVAWKIKIPLVTPAIILTAVFSIIGTLQLLAEPQTLRSFSTAINSTFTPNLAVYTTASVPNYSLAAAMSVVLALATFALSFAFLKATQKKAFA from the coding sequence ATGACAACGACGTCGACAGCCACCTCGCCGCCTACGGAGAGCCCCGGGCCTGCCAAAATCAAGCGCAAGGGTCTGAGCCAGCGCCGCGCCATCCTCACCTTCGTCGGACCGTTCGTCGTGCTGTTCGCGCTCTTCTACATCGTGCCGATTGCCTACGCGATCTACCAGTCATTCCTCACGGTGGAACGCGACGGCACCTTCGGCCCCGCCACCCAGGTGTTCGGCGGGTTCACCCAGTACGTGGCGGTCTTCCAGAACGACGAGTTCTGGGCATCCGTCGTGCGGGTTCTCCTGTTCGGTATCGTGCAGGTGCCGATCATGCTGGGGCTCGCGCTCCTGTTCGCGCTGCTGCTCGACTCGCCCCTGCTCAAGGGCAAGAAGTTCTTCCGGCTCGCGTTCTTCGCCCCCTACGCCGTGCCCGGCGTCATCGCGGCGATCATGTGGGGCTTCCTCTACTCCCCGACCCTGTCGCCGTTTGCGCCGGTCACCCAGAACGTCAGCTTCCTCTCCGCCGACCTCATCCTCTGGTCGATCGCGAACATCGTCACCTGGGTCTACGTCGGCTACAACATGCTGATCATCTACTCGGCGCTGCTCGCCATTCCCACCGAGATCTACGAGGCGGCGAAGCTCGACGGCGCCAACAACTGGCAGGTCGCGTGGAAGATCAAGATCCCCCTCGTGACGCCCGCCATCATCCTCACCGCGGTGTTCTCGATCATCGGCACGCTACAGCTGCTCGCCGAGCCGCAGACCCTGCGCAGCTTCAGCACGGCCATCAACAGCACCTTCACCCCGAACCTGGCCGTGTACACCACAGCATCCGTTCCGAACTACAGCCTCGCAGCCGCAATGTCGGTCGTGCTGGCGCTTGCGACCTTCGCGCTCTCGTTCGCGTTCCTCAAGGCAACCCAGAAGAAGGCATTCGCATGA
- a CDS encoding beta-galactosidase, with translation MSSTTDHAPAVAIAPAVGTRFASVGIEYGCDYNPEQWSREVWNDDVRLMRQAGVTLVAINVFGWAVLEPRSGEFDFSGLDAIVGLLHENGIGINLGTGTSSPPPWLTRQHPEILPMAADGTRRWPGGRQAWCPSSPVFREHALALVTEVAARYGSHPAVRLWHVSNELGCHNALCYCDVSAESFRGWLERRYGSIDALNEAWGTSFWSQRYSEWADVLPPRATLSAANPTQAQDFSRFSSDELLSYYLAEAGVLRELSAVPVTTNFMITAHIRTQDYWSWAPHVDVIANDHYLDHRLDDPHQELAFAADLTRGLAGGGPWVLMEQATGSVNWQPRNIAKAPGEMVRNSLSHLARGADGICFFQWRASASGSEKFHSGMVPHAGTDTGIWRDVLELGRVLGALSEVAGSRVVADAAIVFSWDAWWAVDFESRPSGDLRYLDQVHRAYRELWDAGITVDIVAPGADLSAYRFVVVPCLYLVTEDAARGIRDYVAGGGHALVTFFSGIVDENDRILLGGYPGAFKEMLGVVTEEFFPLGHGDAVALDDGSTATVWTEWMHARGAEVIASYADGTLAGVPAITRNRHGDGVAWYLGTALEAGALGRLLVRASSEAGVSATRLAGVPGVEVVRRSSAENDYLFVMNHTDEPISHPAAGTELTRGGQVENTVDVPAGGVRVIRTPLQSASTTEIPAA, from the coding sequence TTGTCCAGCACGACAGACCATGCGCCAGCCGTCGCCATCGCGCCCGCGGTCGGCACCCGGTTCGCCTCCGTTGGAATTGAGTACGGCTGCGACTACAACCCCGAGCAATGGTCCCGCGAGGTCTGGAACGACGACGTGCGACTCATGCGCCAGGCCGGCGTCACGCTCGTCGCGATCAACGTCTTCGGCTGGGCGGTGCTTGAGCCGCGCAGCGGCGAGTTCGACTTCTCCGGGCTCGACGCGATCGTCGGGCTGCTGCACGAGAACGGCATCGGCATCAACCTCGGCACCGGAACCAGCTCCCCTCCCCCGTGGCTCACGCGACAGCATCCGGAAATCCTGCCGATGGCGGCCGACGGAACCCGCCGCTGGCCCGGTGGACGCCAGGCCTGGTGCCCGAGCTCGCCCGTCTTCCGCGAGCACGCCCTCGCGCTCGTGACCGAGGTGGCGGCGCGCTACGGCAGCCACCCCGCAGTGCGCCTCTGGCACGTCTCGAACGAACTCGGCTGCCACAACGCCCTGTGCTACTGCGACGTCTCGGCCGAGTCGTTCCGCGGCTGGCTGGAGCGCCGCTACGGGTCGATCGACGCCCTCAACGAGGCGTGGGGAACGTCGTTCTGGAGCCAGCGCTACTCGGAGTGGGCCGATGTGCTGCCGCCGCGTGCGACCCTCTCCGCGGCGAACCCCACCCAGGCGCAGGACTTCTCCCGATTCAGCTCCGACGAGCTGCTCTCCTACTACCTCGCCGAGGCGGGGGTGCTGCGCGAGCTGAGCGCGGTTCCGGTCACCACGAACTTCATGATCACCGCCCACATTCGCACCCAGGACTACTGGAGCTGGGCGCCCCACGTCGATGTCATCGCCAACGACCACTACCTCGACCACCGCCTCGACGACCCGCACCAGGAGCTTGCCTTCGCGGCGGACCTCACCCGCGGGCTCGCCGGCGGCGGCCCGTGGGTGCTGATGGAGCAGGCGACCGGATCGGTCAACTGGCAGCCGCGCAACATCGCCAAGGCCCCCGGAGAGATGGTGCGCAACTCGCTCTCCCACCTCGCGCGCGGCGCCGATGGCATCTGCTTCTTCCAGTGGCGCGCCTCCGCCTCGGGAAGCGAGAAGTTCCACTCCGGCATGGTGCCACACGCGGGCACCGACACCGGCATCTGGCGCGACGTGCTCGAACTCGGCCGCGTGCTCGGCGCGCTCAGCGAGGTCGCCGGTTCCCGGGTTGTGGCGGATGCCGCCATCGTCTTCAGCTGGGACGCCTGGTGGGCCGTCGACTTCGAGTCGCGCCCCTCCGGCGACCTGCGCTACCTCGACCAGGTCCACCGCGCCTACCGCGAGCTCTGGGACGCCGGAATCACCGTTGACATCGTCGCGCCGGGCGCCGACCTGTCGGCCTACCGGTTCGTCGTTGTCCCCTGCCTGTATCTCGTGACGGAGGATGCCGCGCGCGGCATCCGGGACTACGTGGCCGGCGGCGGCCACGCCCTCGTGACCTTCTTCAGCGGCATCGTCGACGAGAACGACCGGATCCTGCTCGGCGGCTACCCCGGCGCGTTCAAGGAGATGCTCGGTGTCGTCACCGAAGAGTTCTTCCCCCTCGGGCACGGTGACGCCGTCGCCCTCGACGACGGCTCGACCGCGACGGTCTGGACCGAGTGGATGCACGCGCGCGGCGCCGAGGTCATCGCCTCCTACGCCGACGGCACCCTCGCCGGAGTGCCCGCGATCACCAGGAACAGGCACGGCGACGGCGTCGCCTGGTACCTCGGAACGGCGCTCGAGGCCGGGGCGCTCGGTCGCCTGCTCGTGCGGGCGAGCAGCGAGGCCGGAGTGAGCGCGACCCGCCTGGCCGGCGTCCCTGGCGTCGAGGTGGTCCGCAGGAGCTCCGCCGAGAATGATTACCTCTTCGTCATGAACCACACCGACGAGCCCATCAGTCATCCCGCGGCGGGTACCGAACTCACCCGTGGCGGCCAGGTCGAGAACACCGTCGACGTTCCGGCCGGTGGGGTGCGGGTCATCCGCACTCCGCTGCAGTCCGCCAGCACCACTGAGATCCCCGCAGCATAA
- a CDS encoding LacI family DNA-binding transcriptional regulator, with protein sequence MATGAARPRRATIHDVAAEAGLSRGTVSRVINAERYVSDEARVAVEAAIARVGYVRNTAARNLKTQQSHAIGLIVHEPHSLFLEDPVIGAILLGTNAILSEADYQLVSLVIDSDRDSDRVAEYLSGGFVDGVIIISARSGDPIAHAVVKLGIPAAFVGHPPDIEGIPFIGIDNFAGAKAITERLLATGRRRVGMIASALDRDSGQDRLAGFRAALGDAFDPNLVVDYPLYSHGTGLSGMRQLLSRAPDIDGVFAASDSIAAGALDGLREAGRRVPDDVGIVGFDDSAWALRCQPTLSTVRQPADALGRLAAERVLSQLRGEQVPKFGTLLPTSIVWRDSA encoded by the coding sequence ATGGCCACTGGTGCTGCGCGTCCGCGCCGAGCGACGATCCACGATGTCGCCGCGGAGGCCGGGCTTTCGCGCGGCACCGTCTCCCGCGTCATCAACGCCGAACGCTACGTCTCCGACGAGGCGCGCGTCGCCGTCGAGGCCGCGATCGCCAGGGTCGGCTACGTTCGCAACACCGCCGCCCGCAACCTCAAGACACAGCAGTCGCACGCGATCGGGCTCATCGTGCACGAGCCGCACTCGCTCTTCCTTGAGGACCCGGTCATCGGTGCGATCCTGCTCGGCACCAACGCGATCCTCTCGGAGGCCGACTACCAGCTCGTCTCCCTCGTCATCGACTCCGACCGTGACAGCGACCGCGTCGCCGAGTACCTCAGCGGCGGCTTCGTCGACGGCGTCATCATCATCTCGGCCCGCTCGGGCGACCCCATCGCCCACGCCGTGGTCAAGCTCGGCATCCCCGCGGCATTCGTCGGCCACCCGCCCGACATCGAGGGCATCCCGTTCATCGGCATCGACAACTTTGCCGGCGCGAAGGCCATCACCGAGCGCCTGCTCGCCACCGGGCGCCGGCGGGTCGGCATGATCGCGAGTGCCCTCGACCGCGACTCCGGCCAGGACCGCCTGGCGGGTTTCCGCGCCGCGCTCGGCGACGCCTTCGACCCGAACCTCGTCGTCGACTACCCGCTCTACTCGCACGGAACAGGGCTAAGCGGAATGCGACAGCTGCTGAGCCGCGCCCCCGACATCGACGGCGTCTTCGCGGCATCCGACTCGATCGCCGCGGGCGCCCTCGACGGCCTGCGCGAGGCCGGCCGTCGCGTGCCCGACGACGTCGGCATCGTCGGGTTCGACGACAGCGCCTGGGCGCTCCGCTGCCAGCCCACCCTGTCGACCGTGCGGCAGCCCGCCGACGCCCTCGGGCGCCTGGCGGCCGAGCGAGTGCTCTCGCAGCTGCGCGGCGAACAGGTGCCGAAATTCGGCACCCTCCTGCCCACCTCGATCGTCTGGCGCGACTCCGCCTGA
- a CDS encoding DUF2834 domain-containing protein, whose amino-acid sequence MATKSTLTQHWNATSITFLVLSILGLLGTLAFNVSAVASGRDFFGDWFGSGPAVGSLGVDLLIVALAGSVLIIVEARRLGMKRAWLYIVLSAVTAFAFTFPLFLAMRERRLVALSMG is encoded by the coding sequence ATGGCCACGAAATCGACACTCACCCAGCACTGGAACGCCACCTCGATCACGTTTCTCGTGCTCAGCATCCTCGGACTCCTCGGCACCCTCGCCTTCAACGTCAGCGCCGTAGCCTCGGGGCGCGACTTCTTCGGCGACTGGTTCGGATCGGGCCCGGCCGTCGGCTCGCTCGGGGTCGACCTGCTCATCGTCGCGCTCGCCGGCAGCGTGCTCATCATCGTCGAGGCCCGGAGACTCGGGATGAAGCGGGCCTGGCTGTACATCGTACTGTCGGCGGTCACCGCGTTCGCCTTCACCTTTCCGCTGTTCCTCGCCATGCGCGAACGCCGCCTCGTCGCCCTGTCAATGGGTTGA